One window from the genome of Carnobacteriaceae bacterium zg-84 encodes:
- the hemC gene encoding hydroxymethylbilane synthase yields MIIKVGTRKSQLALTQTKQVIALLEKANPDVTFELVTYQTTGDKLVHASLQEIGGKGVFVKDIEVGLLNKKIDIAIHSLKDVPSILPNGCVIGAIPKREDVRDCMIFHQPNMTLDTLPQGAKVGTSSLRRQAQLLKLRPDLNIVALRGNIDTRIQKVLDGEYDAIVLAMAGLSRMGWLEKETLSLQPLDTKVFLPAISQGALAIECREEDTYVLDIIQRIHDEKTAQEVTIERDFLKQMDGDCTFPIGAYATVQDNIYTLQTMLATEETMTCVYATVSDEQAHTLAKNAADCLEAQGAFGRKK; encoded by the coding sequence ATGATTATTAAAGTAGGAACACGTAAAAGTCAATTAGCGTTAACACAAACAAAACAAGTGATTGCTTTATTAGAAAAAGCAAATCCTGATGTGACGTTTGAATTAGTGACCTACCAGACAACAGGCGATAAATTAGTACATGCCAGTTTACAAGAAATTGGTGGAAAAGGTGTCTTTGTCAAAGATATTGAAGTTGGTTTACTAAACAAAAAAATTGATATAGCTATTCACAGTTTAAAAGATGTACCGTCTATTTTGCCAAATGGTTGTGTTATAGGCGCTATTCCAAAACGTGAAGATGTAAGAGATTGTATGATTTTTCATCAGCCAAATATGACATTAGATACATTACCGCAAGGTGCAAAAGTTGGTACAAGTAGTTTAAGACGTCAAGCACAATTATTAAAATTAAGACCTGATTTAAACATTGTTGCATTAAGAGGAAATATTGATACACGTATTCAAAAAGTGTTAGACGGAGAATATGATGCCATTGTTTTAGCAATGGCAGGTTTATCGCGTATGGGGTGGTTAGAAAAAGAAACTTTATCCTTACAACCACTAGATACAAAAGTATTTTTACCTGCTATTTCACAAGGTGCTTTAGCGATTGAATGTCGTGAAGAAGATACGTATGTTTTAGACATTATTCAACGTATACACGATGAAAAAACGGCACAAGAAGTAACCATTGAGCGTGACTTTTTAAAACAAATGGATGGTGATTGTACTTTTCCTATTGGTGCCTATGCCACTGTACAAGATAATATATATACACTACAAACGATGTTGGCAACAGAAGAAACAATGACATGTGTATATGCAACTGTTTCTGATGAACAAGCACATACATTGGCAAAAAACGCGGCAGATTGTTTAGAGGCACAAGGTGCTTTTGGTCGGAAAAAGTAG
- the hemB gene encoding porphobilinogen synthase — protein MFARHRRLRQTKAFRDLVRETSLSVNDFIQPIFVKEDLQEPKEILSMPNVYQLPLTHVLDEVKEIVSLGIQAIIVFGIPKHKDEIGSAAWDDDGIVQQAIRLIKKHYPDLIVIADTCLCEFTSHGHCGLLDRGHVCNDISLEKLTQVAISQAKAGADIIAPSNAMDGYVMSIRKGLDEAGFAYTPIMSYSVKFASSFYGPFRDAGESAPAFGDRKTYQMDPANRLEALREAKSDEEEGADFLMVKPALAFLDILRDVKERTHLPVVAYNVSGEYAMVKAAAQNGWIDEKLVVLEMLTGMKRAGADLILTYFAKDAATYLQQ, from the coding sequence ATGTTTGCCAGACATAGACGTTTAAGACAAACAAAGGCATTTAGAGATTTAGTAAGAGAGACAAGTTTGTCTGTCAATGATTTTATTCAACCAATTTTTGTAAAAGAAGATTTACAAGAACCAAAAGAAATTCTGTCAATGCCTAATGTATATCAATTACCATTAACGCATGTGTTAGATGAAGTCAAAGAGATTGTTTCTTTGGGGATACAAGCTATTATTGTTTTTGGTATTCCAAAGCATAAAGATGAGATTGGTTCAGCCGCATGGGACGATGATGGGATTGTGCAACAAGCTATTCGTTTAATCAAAAAACATTATCCAGACTTAATTGTAATTGCTGATACATGTTTATGTGAATTTACAAGTCATGGACATTGCGGTTTATTAGATAGAGGTCATGTTTGTAATGATATATCTCTTGAAAAATTAACCCAAGTAGCTATTTCACAAGCAAAAGCAGGTGCAGATATTATCGCTCCGTCAAATGCAATGGACGGGTATGTCATGTCTATTCGCAAAGGATTAGATGAAGCAGGTTTTGCTTATACACCAATTATGTCGTATTCTGTTAAATTCGCCTCTAGCTTTTATGGACCATTTAGAGATGCGGGAGAAAGTGCACCAGCTTTTGGCGATAGAAAAACATATCAAATGGATCCTGCTAATCGTTTAGAAGCACTAAGAGAAGCAAAAAGTGATGAAGAAGAAGGTGCAGACTTCTTAATGGTTAAACCTGCACTTGCCTTTTTAGATATTTTAAGAGATGTAAAAGAAAGAACGCATTTACCAGTTGTTGCGTATAATGTAAGTGGTGAATATGCCATGGTGAAAGCAGCCGCACAAAATGGTTGGATTGATGAAAAATTAGTCGTTCTAGAAATGTTAACAGGTATGAAGCGTGCTGGAGCAGATTTAATTTTAACATACTTTGCCAAAGATGCCGCAACATATCTTCAGCAGTAA
- a CDS encoding uroporphyrinogen-III synthase produces MGKIVFTREHPLEKDWTNALNTLGLDIVHAPLIHCTANDMPKMILNNLHKADWVFFTSAVAAECFAPYMRDLNVRIATIGHKTTQSVEDLGYTVDFESVSQYGVDFVGEWLTLGLSHQTVLLPQSSLSNPIIAQTLKDNGHTALAWAMYDTKPNKKGQSMIDALCKEKDVIWTFASPSAWESLIQVREQLPKHHQVAVIGTTTQQAVMNSHQIVDFMPDTPAIDNMIETIIQNRERGE; encoded by the coding sequence ATGGGAAAAATTGTATTTACAAGAGAGCATCCTTTAGAAAAAGATTGGACAAATGCATTAAACACATTGGGATTAGATATTGTTCATGCACCATTGATACATTGTACAGCAAATGATATGCCAAAGATGATTTTAAATAATTTGCATAAAGCCGACTGGGTTTTCTTTACGAGTGCAGTGGCGGCAGAGTGCTTTGCACCTTATATGCGTGATTTAAATGTCCGTATTGCAACGATTGGGCATAAAACAACACAAAGTGTAGAGGATTTAGGGTATACAGTTGATTTTGAAAGTGTTAGTCAATACGGTGTTGATTTTGTAGGAGAGTGGTTGACACTTGGTCTGTCACATCAAACAGTATTATTGCCACAAAGTAGTTTATCTAATCCAATTATTGCACAAACACTAAAAGATAATGGGCATACAGCATTAGCTTGGGCAATGTATGACACAAAACCAAACAAAAAAGGACAATCTATGATTGATGCATTGTGTAAAGAAAAAGATGTGATTTGGACATTTGCTAGTCCATCTGCTTGGGAAAGTTTGATACAGGTTAGAGAACAATTACCAAAACATCATCAAGTTGCTGTTATTGGTACGACAACACAACAAGCTGTGATGAATAGTCATCAAATTGTTGATTTTATGCCAGATACACCGGCCATTGATAATATGATTGAAACCATTATTCAAAATAGAGAAAGAGGTGAATGA